A window of the Deinobacterium chartae genome harbors these coding sequences:
- a CDS encoding zinc-dependent alcohol dehydrogenase: protein MRALVWHGINRLSVDNVPDPQILQPTDAIVRITSTAICGSDLHLVDGYVPTMVPGDILGHEFMGEVVEVGHEVRRIKVGDRVIVPFPISCGHCWYCEHSLTSLCDNSNPNAKLAEALWGYSPAGIYGYSHLTGGYSGGQAQFARTPFADANLFRVPSELSDEQVLFLTDVLPTGYMAAENCRIQPGDVVAVWGCGPVGQFTIRSAFLLGAERVIAIDRFPERLELASRAGAEPINYAHTNVFEALKLMTGGRGPDSVVDAVGMEAHGTGPGGIYDAVKQTTRSLETERPHALRAAIQACRKGGTVSVAGVYGGFSDKMPLGAYMNKALTMHTGQTHVHRYLERLTEHILRGEIDPTQIITHTLSLEEAPRGYQLFKHKQDSCVKVVLRPWEEPQKTQAAD, encoded by the coding sequence ATGAGAGCGCTGGTATGGCACGGCATCAACCGCCTGAGCGTTGACAACGTCCCGGACCCGCAAATCCTGCAGCCCACCGACGCGATCGTGCGCATCACCAGCACCGCGATCTGCGGCTCGGACCTGCACCTGGTCGACGGTTACGTGCCCACCATGGTCCCCGGCGACATCCTGGGGCACGAGTTCATGGGCGAAGTGGTCGAAGTCGGCCATGAGGTGCGCCGCATCAAAGTCGGGGACCGGGTGATCGTGCCCTTCCCGATCAGCTGCGGCCACTGCTGGTACTGCGAACACAGCCTGACCTCGCTGTGCGACAACTCCAACCCCAATGCCAAGCTGGCCGAGGCCCTGTGGGGTTACTCGCCCGCAGGTATCTACGGCTACTCGCACCTCACCGGAGGGTACTCGGGCGGACAGGCGCAATTCGCCCGCACGCCGTTCGCCGACGCCAACCTGTTCCGGGTTCCCTCGGAACTCAGCGACGAGCAGGTGCTGTTCCTGACCGACGTGTTGCCCACCGGCTACATGGCCGCCGAAAACTGCCGCATTCAGCCGGGCGACGTGGTCGCGGTGTGGGGCTGCGGACCGGTCGGGCAGTTCACCATCCGCAGCGCGTTCCTGCTCGGCGCCGAACGGGTCATCGCCATCGACCGCTTTCCCGAGCGCCTCGAGCTGGCCAGCCGAGCCGGGGCCGAGCCGATCAATTACGCGCACACCAACGTGTTTGAGGCCCTCAAGCTGATGACCGGCGGACGCGGTCCGGACAGCGTGGTGGACGCGGTCGGCATGGAAGCACACGGTACTGGCCCAGGCGGCATCTACGACGCGGTCAAGCAGACCACCCGCAGCCTCGAGACCGAACGTCCGCACGCGCTGCGCGCCGCGATCCAGGCCTGTCGCAAGGGCGGAACGGTCAGCGTGGCCGGAGTGTACGGTGGCTTCTCGGACAAGATGCCCCTGGGAGCCTACATGAACAAGGCCCTGACCATGCACACCGGCCAGACCCACGTGCACCGCTACCTCGAGCGGCTCACCGAGCACATCCTGCGCGGCGAGATCGACCCGACCCAGATCATCACGCACACCCTGAGCCTCGAGGAAGCTCCGCGCGGTTACCAGCTGTTCAAACACAAGCAAGACAGCTGTGTGAAGGTCGTGCTGAGACCCTGGGAGGAACCCCAAAAAACCCAGGCCGCCGACTGA
- a CDS encoding SRPBCC family protein: MSATRSEKLARALGWFSIALGSAEVLAPGSLERFLGVRDRSGLLRSYGLRELTAGVGLLTRSRPTLWVWSRVAGDALDLATLAALMPNSRKPGNVAGALGFVAAVTVVDILCALNLNAQAKAEGIEVRKAVTVGKPAEELYAFWRRLENLPQFMSHLEEVREQGGGRSRWVAKAPAKREVTWEAEITEDLPGRRIAWRSVEGSQVPNEGSVEFSPAPGDRGTELQVYLRYEPPAGDLGVAIARLFGEEPGQQVEDDLRRFKRLMEVGTLPTTDGQPSGRKTGAGRMLAALYDNRRTQ, from the coding sequence ATGAGCGCGACGAGAAGCGAAAAGCTGGCACGGGCACTGGGCTGGTTCAGCATCGCCCTGGGCAGCGCGGAGGTACTCGCACCCGGATCTCTGGAACGCTTTTTGGGCGTTCGGGACCGCTCGGGGCTGCTGCGGTCCTACGGACTGCGGGAACTGACGGCGGGCGTAGGGCTGCTGACCCGTTCGCGGCCAACCCTGTGGGTGTGGTCCCGGGTGGCCGGAGATGCCTTGGACCTCGCCACCCTGGCGGCTTTAATGCCAAACAGCCGCAAACCGGGCAACGTCGCCGGAGCGCTGGGTTTTGTTGCGGCTGTCACGGTCGTGGACATCCTGTGCGCCCTGAACCTCAACGCCCAGGCCAAGGCCGAGGGCATCGAGGTGCGCAAGGCGGTGACCGTCGGCAAACCCGCCGAGGAGCTGTACGCCTTCTGGCGACGTCTTGAAAACCTGCCCCAATTCATGAGCCACCTCGAGGAGGTGCGCGAGCAGGGCGGAGGGCGGTCGCGCTGGGTGGCCAAAGCGCCCGCGAAACGCGAGGTGACCTGGGAGGCGGAGATCACCGAGGACCTGCCCGGCCGCCGCATCGCCTGGCGCTCGGTGGAGGGCTCGCAGGTGCCCAACGAGGGCAGCGTGGAGTTCTCGCCCGCCCCAGGAGACCGGGGAACCGAGCTGCAGGTGTACCTGCGCTACGAACCCCCGGCCGGAGACCTCGGCGTAGCGATCGCCCGGCTGTTCGGCGAGGAGCCCGGGCAGCAGGTCGAAGATGACCTGCGGCGCTTCAAGCGCCTGATGGAGGTCGGCACGCTGCCCACCACCGACGGGCAGCCCAGCGGCCGCAAGACCGGGGCTGGCCGGATGCTGGCGGCCCTGTACGACAACCGGAGGACCCAATGA
- a CDS encoding phage holin family protein — MQPDPQTPKSIGAALVDVFDALITLVRTEISSTLSRVAAFAKQKGLGVALLLAALGPVLVAVVFLLLAAFYGLSSVMHPAWAALIMGIVSLLVAGAIGYMGLKKLGGEPE; from the coding sequence ATGCAGCCTGACCCCCAAACCCCCAAGAGTATAGGTGCCGCTCTGGTCGACGTGTTCGACGCCCTCATCACCCTCGTCCGCACCGAGATCAGCAGCACCCTGAGCCGTGTGGCCGCTTTTGCCAAACAAAAAGGGCTGGGTGTGGCCCTGCTGCTGGCCGCACTCGGTCCGGTGCTCGTGGCGGTCGTCTTCCTGCTGCTCGCTGCCTTCTACGGCCTGAGCAGCGTGATGCACCCGGCCTGGGCCGCACTGATCATGGGTATCGTCTCGTTGCTGGTGGCCGGCGCGATCGGCTACATGGGCCTCAAGAAGCTGGGAGGTGAACCCGAATGA
- a CDS encoding alpha-hydroxy acid oxidase, whose protein sequence is MTDNLTQALNLHDLERMARATLEASALDYYEGGSGDERTVRENLEAFARLRLRPRVLVDVSSLDLSTTVLGQEVSLPVLAAPTAFHGLAHPEAEVATARGVAAAGSIMTLSTFSNRDIEEVGAAANGRLWFQLYVYRDREVSEALVRRAEAAGARALVVTVDTPYAGYRERDVRNGFRLPEHLSVRNADPRLDPLESDLAVGSQISGYFQRMLDPSLSWKDVAWLASITRLPVLLKGILTAEDALLAAEHGAAGVIVSNHGGRQLDSAIATIDALPEIAGAAGDRLEVLMDGGVRRGTDVLKALALGARAVMLGRPVLWGLSVGGEGGVRLVLELLREELRLALALSGHASVREVQRSLVVR, encoded by the coding sequence ATGACCGATAACCTCACGCAGGCCCTGAACCTGCACGACCTCGAGCGCATGGCCCGCGCGACGCTCGAGGCGAGCGCGCTGGATTACTACGAGGGCGGTTCCGGAGACGAGCGCACGGTGCGCGAGAACCTCGAGGCCTTCGCGCGGCTGCGGCTGCGCCCGCGCGTGCTCGTGGACGTATCCAGCCTGGACCTTTCGACCACCGTGCTGGGTCAGGAGGTGTCGCTGCCGGTCCTGGCCGCTCCGACGGCCTTTCACGGCCTGGCTCACCCCGAGGCCGAGGTGGCGACCGCGCGCGGCGTGGCCGCAGCCGGGTCGATCATGACGCTCTCGACTTTCTCGAACCGCGACATCGAGGAGGTCGGCGCGGCGGCGAACGGGCGGCTGTGGTTTCAGCTGTACGTGTACCGCGACCGGGAAGTGAGCGAGGCGCTGGTGCGCCGGGCCGAGGCGGCCGGCGCACGGGCGCTGGTGGTGACGGTGGATACCCCGTACGCGGGGTACCGCGAACGCGATGTCCGCAACGGCTTCCGCCTGCCCGAGCACCTGTCGGTGCGCAACGCAGACCCACGACTGGACCCGCTCGAGAGCGACCTCGCCGTCGGCTCCCAGATCAGCGGTTACTTCCAGCGCATGCTCGACCCTTCGCTGAGCTGGAAGGACGTGGCGTGGCTGGCCTCCATCACCCGGCTGCCGGTACTGCTCAAGGGCATCCTGACCGCCGAGGACGCGTTGCTGGCCGCCGAGCACGGAGCGGCGGGCGTGATCGTCTCGAATCACGGGGGGCGGCAGCTCGATTCGGCGATCGCCACCATCGACGCGCTGCCCGAGATCGCTGGCGCGGCAGGAGACCGCCTCGAGGTGCTCATGGACGGCGGCGTGCGGCGCGGCACCGACGTTCTTAAAGCGCTCGCGCTCGGTGCGCGCGCGGTGATGCTGGGCAGGCCGGTGCTATGGGGACTCTCGGTGGGCGGTGAGGGCGGGGTCCGCCTCGTCCTCGAGCTGCTGCGCGAGGAACTGCGGCTGGCGCTGGCCCTGAGCGGACACGCTTCGGTGCGTGAAGTGCAGCGCTCGCTGGTGGTGCGCTGA
- a CDS encoding nitroreductase family protein, with protein sequence MTQTQTDTRILDVATAIETRVSVRQYVPDSLPQADLERILELGSKAPSAFNAQPWRFVVVRSEAVKEQLKAAAYGQAQITSAPATIVIYSDMEDVMANAAETAHPGMGEEGKARQVETFQNSFGAMTVEQRAEWANAQSYIALGFLMLAARGMGYDTVPMLGFDPEQVKTLLGLPAHAKIAALLPIGKAAQPGFPQYRHPLGRIVSYK encoded by the coding sequence ATGACCCAGACCCAAACCGATACGCGCATTCTCGACGTTGCCACTGCGATTGAAACCCGTGTCAGCGTGCGCCAGTACGTTCCTGACTCGCTTCCCCAGGCCGACCTCGAGCGCATCCTTGAACTTGGCAGCAAGGCTCCCAGCGCCTTCAACGCCCAGCCCTGGCGCTTTGTGGTCGTGCGCAGCGAAGCGGTCAAGGAGCAGCTCAAGGCCGCCGCTTACGGCCAGGCTCAGATTACCTCGGCTCCGGCCACCATCGTGATCTACAGCGACATGGAAGACGTGATGGCCAACGCTGCCGAGACCGCTCACCCCGGTATGGGCGAGGAGGGCAAGGCCCGCCAGGTCGAGACCTTCCAGAACTCCTTCGGTGCCATGACCGTTGAGCAGCGCGCCGAATGGGCCAATGCCCAGAGCTACATCGCCCTCGGTTTCCTGATGCTCGCCGCGCGCGGCATGGGCTACGACACGGTCCCGATGCTGGGCTTCGATCCTGAGCAGGTCAAGACCCTGCTGGGCCTGCCTGCCCACGCGAAGATCGCCGCGCTGCTGCCGATCGGCAAGGCCGCGCAGCCCGGCTTCCCGCAGTACCGCCACCCGCTCGGGCGCATCGTCAGCTACAAGTAA
- a CDS encoding Fur family transcriptional regulator produces MMSSSQAAPRRHTRQREAIVRVIQASRGPLAVNDILERAQREHDGLGIATVYRTLKLLLEDGTVRQVILPSGETRYEMSGLGHHHHFQCRRCGEVVDLDVCPVAVLTGTTLAGGYTVEGHELTLYGVCPSCQE; encoded by the coding sequence ATGATGTCTTCTTCTCAAGCCGCTCCTCGTCGCCACACCCGCCAGCGCGAGGCGATCGTACGGGTCATCCAGGCCTCGCGCGGCCCGCTGGCCGTGAACGACATCCTCGAGCGGGCCCAGCGCGAGCATGACGGTCTGGGCATCGCCACGGTCTACCGCACCCTCAAGCTGCTGCTCGAGGACGGCACGGTGCGTCAGGTGATCTTGCCCAGCGGCGAAACCCGCTACGAGATGAGCGGCTTAGGCCACCACCACCACTTTCAGTGCCGCCGCTGCGGGGAGGTGGTGGACCTCGACGTCTGCCCGGTCGCGGTCCTGACCGGCACCACCCTGGCCGGGGGTTACACCGTAGAAGGCCACGAACTGACCCTGTACGGCGTCTGCCCCTCCTGCCAGGAATAA
- a CDS encoding YibE/F family protein, with translation MVFPRYSTRFVALLAVLAALLLSFSPARAQSDPQQQGRFVEGQVLEVLPGERLRVRLEGREVEVRGDPRLPLKAGEALEVYATTDPDGTPVYYASDYVRRPVLYLLTAVFVVIAAVVGRGKGLRAVAGMGLSLAVILAFVIPAVLAGWNPVVVALAGSAAILLLSVYFVHGFNWTTSAALLGTLGTAALTVLLAQGVAVAARLSGLIGDEALYIQQLGLNVDLRALLLAGVIIGALGALVDSTVPQAAVVRELAHLQPQQNWRELYRSSMRVGLDHIGSLINTLVLAYAGSNLPLFVVFSLGHTSWTRAINTEIIATALVQSLVGSIGLILAVPLTSLIAALAFQGNRLPAPKEGELHHHHHPH, from the coding sequence ATGGTGTTCCCGAGGTATTCCACGCGCTTTGTCGCACTGCTGGCGGTACTGGCCGCCCTGCTGCTGAGCTTCTCCCCCGCCCGCGCCCAGAGCGACCCGCAGCAGCAGGGCCGCTTCGTCGAAGGTCAGGTTCTCGAGGTGCTGCCCGGCGAACGCCTGCGGGTGCGCCTCGAGGGCAGGGAGGTGGAGGTGCGCGGCGACCCGCGCCTGCCGCTTAAGGCCGGCGAGGCCCTCGAGGTGTACGCGACCACCGACCCGGACGGAACTCCGGTGTACTACGCCAGCGATTACGTGCGCCGCCCGGTCCTGTACCTGCTGACAGCGGTGTTTGTCGTGATCGCGGCGGTGGTGGGACGCGGCAAGGGCCTGCGGGCCGTCGCGGGCATGGGGCTGTCGCTGGCCGTGATCCTGGCTTTCGTGATCCCGGCGGTGCTGGCCGGATGGAACCCGGTGGTGGTCGCCCTCGCCGGAAGCGCAGCCATCTTGTTGCTCAGCGTGTACTTCGTGCACGGCTTCAACTGGACCACCAGCGCCGCGCTGCTGGGCACGCTGGGTACGGCGGCTCTCACGGTGCTGCTCGCCCAGGGCGTAGCGGTTGCGGCGCGCCTGAGCGGCCTGATCGGCGACGAGGCGCTGTACATCCAGCAACTGGGGCTGAACGTGGACCTGCGAGCGCTGCTGCTGGCTGGGGTGATCATCGGAGCGCTGGGGGCGCTGGTGGACTCTACCGTCCCGCAGGCGGCGGTCGTGCGCGAACTGGCCCACCTGCAGCCGCAGCAGAACTGGCGCGAACTGTACCGCAGCTCGATGCGGGTCGGGCTGGACCACATCGGCAGCCTGATCAACACGCTGGTGCTGGCGTATGCGGGCAGCAACCTTCCGCTGTTCGTGGTGTTCTCGCTGGGCCACACCAGTTGGACCCGGGCCATCAACACCGAGATCATCGCCACGGCGCTGGTGCAGAGTCTGGTCGGCTCGATCGGCCTGATCCTGGCCGTTCCGCTGACCTCCCTGATCGCCGCGCTGGCCTTTCAGGGCAACCGCCTGCCCGCCCCCAAAGAGGGCGAGCTGCATCATCACCACCATCCTCACTGA
- a CDS encoding thymidine kinase: MLQSPYHGGHLEVIVGPMFSGKSEELIRRVTRALIARQRVAVFKPAIDDRYHATEVASHNGRRVEAHAVRHAQEARAILHGETPLLPSEVALPDMVAFDEAQFFDEGLVDLALELAERGVRVVLAGLDLDFRGEPFGVMPQLLARAESVEKLTAICLCCGAPATRTQRLIGGEPAHYFDPVVLVGASESYEARCRVHHVVRRN, from the coding sequence ATGCTTCAATCTCCGTACCACGGCGGTCATCTTGAGGTGATCGTTGGACCGATGTTCAGTGGAAAATCCGAAGAACTGATCCGCCGCGTAACCCGCGCCCTGATCGCCAGACAGCGGGTGGCGGTGTTTAAACCGGCCATCGATGACCGCTACCACGCAACCGAGGTGGCCAGCCACAACGGGCGGCGGGTGGAGGCGCACGCGGTACGTCATGCGCAGGAGGCGCGCGCAATTTTGCACGGTGAGACGCCGCTGCTTCCCAGCGAGGTGGCCCTGCCGGACATGGTGGCGTTCGACGAGGCGCAGTTCTTCGACGAGGGACTGGTGGATTTGGCCCTCGAGCTGGCCGAACGCGGGGTGCGGGTGGTGCTGGCCGGTCTGGACCTGGATTTCCGGGGCGAACCTTTCGGGGTGATGCCGCAGTTGCTGGCGCGCGCTGAGAGCGTGGAGAAACTCACGGCCATCTGCCTGTGCTGCGGCGCTCCGGCTACCCGGACCCAGCGCCTGATCGGCGGTGAGCCGGCCCACTACTTCGATCCGGTGGTGCTGGTGGGAGCTTCGGAGAGCTACGAGGCGCGCTGCCGGGTGCATCACGTCGTGCGGCGCAACTGA
- a CDS encoding FKBP-type peptidyl-prolyl cis-trans isomerase, translating to MNHAHAVIGPSSTVVLEYVLRRAGQIVDRTPEGQPLTLRVEDSLSLPGLKDALIGRRAGESFVVQVDPALGFAASEGERPQHSASQGGGRGERDSATDPRANTTLEVEGRPVSVDAEQTVPEEALEYTVTVHEVR from the coding sequence ATGAACCATGCCCATGCCGTGATCGGCCCGAGCTCCACGGTGGTGCTCGAGTACGTGCTGCGGCGCGCAGGTCAGATCGTGGACCGCACGCCCGAAGGCCAGCCCCTCACCCTCCGGGTCGAGGACTCCCTCTCGCTCCCCGGCCTGAAAGACGCCCTGATCGGACGGCGTGCCGGGGAGAGCTTTGTGGTGCAAGTTGACCCGGCCCTGGGTTTCGCCGCCAGCGAGGGCGAGCGCCCCCAACACAGCGCTTCGCAGGGCGGTGGCCGGGGCGAACGGGACAGCGCCACCGACCCGCGCGCGAACACCACCCTCGAGGTCGAGGGCCGCCCGGTCAGCGTAGACGCCGAACAGACCGTGCCCGAAGAAGCCCTCGAGTACACCGTGACCGTGCACGAGGTGCGCTGA
- a CDS encoding diguanylate cyclase, with the protein MFDSQAPDPAPVSQNVSERIDALNAAARELTGKDPKRQQQLAQQALELACSLPDVRRTAESELNLGTALWQQGHYAQAAEHYSAALARFQTLGDLRGQARCVGNLGNIRYAQAQLDQALSHYFEALHLARELEDRNFERRALNNIGSIHEDLGDYPLALQYRLRALQLKGAANDEPGIVSALINLGNVHTRLEQYTEALACYRQAGEMARGLGNRRSEMLSLLNSGSVCVALGHAEQARELLEAALKLAQEQGASPTEVRVRTERMRLEPGDAPSLEADYRAALEVAARTDSPEALATLHHGYAQAQLRAGRPQAAQLALEACLELAQRHRLRTVERDALQELAQACEQTGDLARALEYYRRFHALDRELLGELQQRRAQVLQVQHQVESLRVSAEAERQRNAELQRVNAELEQANAALLAVDRERRELIERLAWQAHHDELTGLPNRHAFWQAFRAAYDRLRAEGRPLSVALVDVDHFKRINDRFSHAVGDRVLQRMAQLLREHCGAENQVSRFGGEEFVLLLPGLALPEASALCERLRQAIEAFAWHELHPGLRVTVSIGVCQQAGTQDPEALLSVADRQLYGAKAAGRNRVCDCLGN; encoded by the coding sequence GTGTTTGATTCCCAAGCGCCTGACCCTGCCCCCGTCTCCCAGAACGTATCGGAGCGCATCGACGCGTTGAACGCCGCGGCCCGGGAGCTGACCGGAAAAGACCCCAAGCGCCAGCAGCAACTGGCACAGCAGGCCCTCGAGCTCGCCTGCTCGCTGCCAGACGTCCGCCGGACGGCCGAGAGCGAACTGAATCTGGGTACGGCCCTGTGGCAACAGGGTCACTACGCTCAGGCAGCAGAGCATTACAGCGCCGCCCTGGCCCGTTTTCAAACGCTGGGTGACCTCAGGGGACAGGCGCGCTGTGTCGGAAACCTGGGAAACATCCGCTATGCCCAGGCGCAGCTCGATCAGGCCCTGTCGCACTATTTCGAGGCCCTGCACCTGGCCCGCGAGCTGGAGGACCGGAACTTCGAGCGGCGCGCGCTCAACAACATCGGCAGCATCCACGAAGACCTGGGGGACTATCCGCTGGCCCTGCAGTACCGCCTGCGCGCGCTGCAGCTCAAGGGCGCCGCGAACGACGAGCCCGGGATCGTCTCGGCGCTGATCAACCTGGGGAACGTGCACACCCGCCTCGAGCAGTACACCGAGGCCCTCGCGTGCTACCGCCAAGCCGGTGAGATGGCGCGCGGCCTGGGAAACCGCCGCAGCGAGATGCTGTCCCTCCTGAACAGCGGCAGCGTCTGCGTGGCCCTCGGGCACGCCGAGCAGGCCCGGGAACTGCTCGAGGCGGCCCTGAAGCTCGCTCAGGAACAGGGGGCAAGCCCTACCGAGGTACGGGTGCGAACCGAACGGATGCGCCTCGAGCCGGGAGACGCACCGTCGCTCGAGGCCGACTACCGCGCGGCCCTCGAGGTGGCGGCGCGCACCGATTCGCCCGAGGCGCTGGCCACGCTGCATCATGGGTACGCTCAGGCCCAGTTGCGGGCCGGACGTCCACAGGCAGCTCAGCTTGCGCTGGAGGCATGCCTGGAACTGGCGCAGCGCCACCGGCTGCGTACGGTCGAGCGCGACGCGTTGCAGGAACTGGCGCAGGCCTGCGAGCAGACCGGTGATCTGGCCCGCGCCCTGGAGTACTACCGCCGCTTTCACGCGCTGGACCGCGAACTGCTGGGCGAGTTGCAGCAACGGCGGGCTCAGGTGTTGCAGGTGCAGCATCAGGTGGAGAGCCTGCGGGTCAGTGCCGAGGCGGAGCGCCAGCGCAACGCGGAACTGCAGCGGGTCAACGCCGAACTCGAGCAGGCCAACGCGGCCCTGCTCGCGGTGGACCGCGAGCGGCGCGAACTGATCGAACGGCTGGCGTGGCAGGCGCATCACGACGAGTTGACCGGTCTGCCCAACCGTCACGCGTTCTGGCAGGCGTTCCGGGCCGCGTACGACCGGCTGCGGGCCGAGGGGCGGCCGCTCAGCGTGGCGCTGGTGGACGTGGACCACTTCAAGCGCATCAACGACCGCTTCTCGCACGCGGTGGGTGACCGGGTGCTGCAGCGTATGGCGCAGCTCCTGCGCGAGCACTGCGGAGCCGAGAATCAGGTGTCGCGTTTTGGCGGCGAGGAGTTCGTGCTGCTGCTGCCTGGCCTGGCCCTGCCGGAGGCCTCCGCCCTGTGCGAACGGCTCCGGCAGGCGATCGAGGCGTTTGCCTGGCACGAACTGCACCCCGGACTGCGCGTGACCGTGAGTATCGGCGTGTGTCAGCAGGCGGGTACTCAGGACCCGGAAGCGTTGCTGAGCGTGGCGGACCGGCAGCTGTACGGAGCCAAGGCCGCCGGTCGAAACCGGGTGTGTGACTGCCTGGGCAACTAA
- a CDS encoding DEAD/DEAH box helicase translates to MLFSDLNLSPEVVERLSKRGITEPSPIQAESLPYTLEGRDLIGRARTGTGKTLAFALPIIERLEPSRERGRLPRALVLAPTRELAKQVAGEFEAVAPNLEIVTVYGGAPYATQERALSRGVDVVVGTPGRIIDHLQRGNLQLDAVRFAVLDEADEMLNVGFAEAVEEILSRTPSERQTLFFSATLPQGVMRLARSYLQNPQVVDLIGENAAKTAQTVEHIAVKAGKSRTRVLADLLTIYNPERAIVFTRTKREVDELALELIHRGLEAEGLHGDMAQSQRERALASFRSGRTRVLVATDVAARGLDIAEVDVVVQYHLPHDTEAYVHRSGRTGRAGRNGTAIVLYGDREQRALRNLEHATGVHFAKREAPRADEVQAASVTAAANLVRAVDAEVAQTFLSQAEALLAEMGPLALARALAKISGSTEPVRSVSLLSGEEDMTAVLLTAERMTIPRAVALIARTLNIEARSLGKIRLWAGGAVADVPTASLDELLAASPLDGGVPVTVAEEIPELFEPRRDERQGDRGGYGRSDRGGYGRGGYNNRREGGYRDRRDGGYRDRR, encoded by the coding sequence ATGCTGTTTAGCGACCTGAACCTCTCCCCAGAGGTTGTCGAACGTCTGTCGAAGCGCGGGATCACCGAGCCCTCCCCCATCCAGGCGGAGAGCCTGCCGTACACCCTCGAGGGCCGTGACCTGATCGGCCGCGCCCGCACCGGCACCGGCAAGACCCTGGCTTTCGCCCTTCCGATCATCGAGCGCCTCGAGCCCAGCCGCGAGCGCGGCCGTCTGCCCCGCGCCCTGGTGCTCGCTCCCACCCGCGAGCTGGCCAAGCAGGTTGCCGGCGAGTTCGAGGCCGTCGCCCCGAACCTCGAGATCGTCACGGTCTACGGCGGCGCCCCGTACGCGACCCAGGAGCGTGCGCTCTCCCGCGGCGTGGACGTTGTGGTCGGCACCCCCGGCCGCATCATTGACCACCTGCAGCGCGGCAACCTGCAACTCGACGCGGTGCGTTTCGCGGTGCTCGACGAGGCCGACGAGATGCTGAACGTCGGCTTCGCCGAGGCGGTCGAGGAGATCCTCTCGCGCACCCCCAGCGAACGCCAGACCCTGTTCTTCTCGGCCACCCTGCCCCAGGGTGTGATGCGCCTCGCCCGCAGCTACCTGCAAAACCCCCAGGTGGTGGACCTGATCGGCGAGAACGCCGCCAAGACCGCCCAAACCGTCGAGCACATCGCGGTCAAGGCCGGTAAGAGCCGTACCCGCGTGCTGGCCGACTTGCTGACCATCTACAACCCCGAGCGCGCCATCGTCTTTACCCGCACCAAGCGCGAGGTCGACGAACTGGCCCTCGAGCTGATCCACCGCGGCCTCGAGGCCGAAGGCCTGCACGGCGACATGGCCCAGAGCCAGCGCGAGCGCGCCCTGGCCTCGTTCCGCTCGGGCCGCACCCGCGTGCTGGTTGCCACCGACGTGGCCGCCCGTGGCCTCGACATCGCCGAGGTGGACGTGGTGGTGCAGTACCACCTGCCGCACGACACCGAGGCCTACGTGCACCGCTCGGGCCGCACCGGCCGCGCCGGCCGCAACGGTACGGCCATCGTGCTGTACGGCGACCGCGAGCAGCGCGCGCTCCGCAACCTCGAGCACGCCACCGGAGTGCATTTCGCCAAGCGTGAAGCGCCGCGCGCCGACGAAGTTCAGGCCGCTTCGGTCACCGCCGCCGCCAACCTGGTGCGCGCCGTGGACGCCGAAGTTGCCCAGACCTTCCTCTCGCAGGCCGAAGCGCTGCTGGCCGAGATGGGACCGCTGGCCCTGGCCCGCGCCCTCGCCAAGATCAGCGGCTCCACCGAGCCCGTCCGCTCGGTCTCGCTGCTCTCCGGCGAGGAGGACATGACCGCCGTGCTGCTCACCGCCGAGCGCATGACCATCCCCCGGGCGGTGGCGCTGATCGCCCGCACCCTCAACATCGAGGCGCGCTCGCTGGGCAAGATCCGCCTGTGGGCGGGCGGCGCGGTGGCCGACGTGCCCACCGCCTCGCTCGATGAGCTGCTGGCAGCCTCGCCGCTCGACGGCGGCGTACCGGTCACGGTGGCCGAGGAGATCCCTGAGCTGTTCGAACCGCGCCGCGACGAGCGCCAGGGCGACCGGGGCGGCTACGGCCGCAGCGACCGGGGCGGCTACGGCCGGGGCGGCTACAACAACCGCCGCGAGGGGGGCTACCGCGACCGCCGTGACGGCGGCTACCGCGACCGCCGCTAA
- a CDS encoding winged helix-turn-helix transcriptional regulator produces the protein MDGEATFCPVYRAIDVLQEKWTLHIVRALLAGPRGFNELSRTVGGCNPATLSQRLAYLESLGIVEKTVVSTMPPRSSYCLSAAGVELQGVINAVENWARSHLESCPQKA, from the coding sequence ATGGACGGAGAAGCGACCTTCTGCCCGGTCTACCGGGCCATCGACGTGCTGCAGGAGAAATGGACCCTGCACATCGTCCGGGCGCTGCTCGCCGGGCCTCGCGGCTTCAACGAGCTGTCGCGCACGGTGGGCGGCTGTAACCCGGCCACCCTCTCACAGCGACTGGCTTACCTGGAGTCGTTGGGCATCGTGGAGAAAACCGTGGTCTCGACCATGCCTCCGCGTTCCAGTTACTGCCTCAGCGCAGCAGGTGTTGAGCTGCAGGGCGTTATCAATGCCGTCGAGAACTGGGCACGCTCCCACCTCGAGAGTTGCCCCCAGAAGGCATAA